The window TATTATATACAATGCCGCCTCTAATGTGGTAGTGCATTTGATTAATGATTCCCTGGCAGCTTTGGGTATTCCAAACTTGCTGGCTTTTGAGGTAATGAGTTGGCCACTGTGGGCACACCTGCTGCTGGGATTTGTAGTTCGTGATTTTGTACAGTGGTGGATTCACCGCCTGCTCCACAAGCAGCCCTGGTTATGGGAATTTCATAAGGTGCACCATTCCGTAGAAGAAATGGGATTTGCAGCGCACTTGCGCTTCCACTGGATGGAAAATGTGGTGTACCGCAGCCTGGAGTATATTCCGCTGGCACTAATCGGTATTGGCCTTCGCGATTTTTTTATTATTCATATCTTTACGCTCGCCCTTGGCCATTTCAATCACTCTAATATCAGGCTAAGGCTAGGAGTGCTGAAATACATATTCAATAATCCGCAAATGCATATCTGGCACCATGCTTATGAATTGCCAGAAGACAAGCAGCATGGTGTAAATTTTGGACTAAGCCTAAGCATCTGGGATTATTTGTTTGGTACCAGCTATATACCGTATGAGGGCAAAGACATTAAGCTGGGTTTCCCTGGCGTGGAAACATTTCCAAAAGATTTTGTTAGTCAGAACCTGCATGGAATTAGCATACCAGATATAAAGAAAGAGAATAGGGCATAAAAAGCTGGCCTTATATAAATCATAAAAACAGTTCATCAGCAGCTACAGCAAGAGCTGCAGCAAATATATTAGCACTACAGACAGCATGACAATCGTAGATTTAATTGGAAACACCCCTCTGGTGGAAATGAAAACCCTTTCCCCTAAAAAGGGTGTTAAAATATTTGGTAAACTGGAGGGGCAAAATCCCGGTGGGAGTGTAAAGGACCGTGCAGCCTACAACATGATTAAAAGTGCAATGGATCGTGGAGAAGTAAAGCGCGGCGATAAGCTGGTGGAAGCTACCAGCGGGAATACCGGCATTGCCCTGGCTATGATTGCGCGGGCGCTGGACCTGCACATGACCCTGATCATGCCCGATAATGCCACTGCAGAACGTGTACGTTCTATGAGTGCCTATGGTGCAGAAGTTATTCTTACCCCTGCCGATCGTACTATTGAATATTCACGGGAGCTGGCAGAGGAGATGTCGGAAAAGCAGGGGTATACTACCCTCAATCAGTTTGGGAATCCGGATAACTACTGGGCACATTACCAAACAACCGGCCCCGAGATTTGGCGTGACACAGATGGACTCGTAACGCATTTTGTATCTGCCATGGGCACTACAGGTACCATCATGGGGGTATCCCGTTACCTGAAGGAGCAAAATAATGCGGTACAGATAGTAGGTACACAACCCACTGAAGGTTCCTGTATCCCTGGCATCCGTCGCTGGTCTCCGGAGTTTTTACCAAAGATCTACGAAAAGCAGCGGGTGGATCGCATCATGGACGTAAGTGAGCAAAATGCTGTGGAGATGACCCGCAAACTGGCAAAGGAAGAAGCCATCATGGCAGGCATGAGCAGTGGAGGAGCCCTGCACGCCGCCCTGGAGCTGGCAGAAGAGCTGGAATACGGACTAATCGTATTTATCGTATGCGACAGGGGAGACCGCTACCTGAGTTCTGACCTCTTTTAGGGAAAGCTTACAGCTGCTTTTAGTGCTTAAAAATAGAGAAGGGATTTGTTGACTAAACACCAGCAAATCCTTTTTTTTATTCATCAGCTCCTGTCATAAATGTTTCAAAAGGCAGTGCAATAAAA of the Flammeovirgaceae bacterium 311 genome contains:
- a CDS encoding sterol desaturase (COG3000 Sterol desaturase) — protein: MEYLQLIIDSYAGYGGYLWEEISNPSWHNYFYWLIAISGFFFGVELLKPWRTNKSRFRKDFWLDVFYMFFNFFLFSLIIYNAASNVVVHLINDSLAALGIPNLLAFEVMSWPLWAHLLLGFVVRDFVQWWIHRLLHKQPWLWEFHKVHHSVEEMGFAAHLRFHWMENVVYRSLEYIPLALIGIGLRDFFIIHIFTLALGHFNHSNIRLRLGVLKYIFNNPQMHIWHHAYELPEDKQHGVNFGLSLSIWDYLFGTSYIPYEGKDIKLGFPGVETFPKDFVSQNLHGISIPDIKKENRA
- the cysM gene encoding cysteine synthase B (COG0031 Cysteine synthase), which encodes MTIVDLIGNTPLVEMKTLSPKKGVKIFGKLEGQNPGGSVKDRAAYNMIKSAMDRGEVKRGDKLVEATSGNTGIALAMIARALDLHMTLIMPDNATAERVRSMSAYGAEVILTPADRTIEYSRELAEEMSEKQGYTTLNQFGNPDNYWAHYQTTGPEIWRDTDGLVTHFVSAMGTTGTIMGVSRYLKEQNNAVQIVGTQPTEGSCIPGIRRWSPEFLPKIYEKQRVDRIMDVSEQNAVEMTRKLAKEEAIMAGMSSGGALHAALELAEELEYGLIVFIVCDRGDRYLSSDLF